Part of the Bacillota bacterium genome is shown below.
GGCATTATCTTTTGAAACTGCATGTAAAAGCAATATAGCACCATTATGAAGATTATCCATTACAATTTTGTATGCATAATCTGCACCTCTTATTTTATCTCTATACCAATCATCATAAGCAAAACTCCAAAACATATTTTCATATCCAAGCTTGCTTGTTATTGCTAGTGTCCTTTCACTATATTCGCCTTTTGGAGGACGTAAAAAACGCATATTCTTGCCGAACTTTTCTCTAAAAGCTCTCTCAAGCCCGAGGACCTCTTCTTCTACTTTATCATCGGGAAGGGAAGGAAGGCTGGGATGATGGACTGTATGATTCCCCACGGTATGGCCTTCTTCTACCATCCTTCTTACTAAATCCTGGTGTTGGCTTAAATATGGACCTGTAATAAAAAATACGGCTTTAACCTTGTTTTCTTTCAGAACATCAAGAATTTTAGGTGTATACCCGTTTTCATAACCTTCATCAAAAGTTAAATAGATTTCCTTTTTAGAAGTATCTCCAAGGTAGAACCCATTATATTTTGCTAATAGTTCCGGGGCTCCAGGATCTGCATC
Proteins encoded:
- the pdaA gene encoding delta-lactam-biosynthetic de-N-acetylase produces the protein MKRNRFFLSLILFTIIVTPLLTYFISGRKKDIYSLSDLGRVYNSSFKDIDLRVEISGRLTNDFQASKYNINTISSSNEDLYIQVSQGSGYNNKLLCWGISRKTGNRIPDADPGAPELLAKYNGFYLGDTSKKEIYLTFDEGYENGYTPKILDVLKENKVKAVFFITGPYLSQHQDLVRRMVEEGHTVGNHTVHHPSLPSLPDDKVEEEVLGLERAFREKFGKNMRFLRPPKGEYSERTLAITSKLGYENMFWSFAYDDWYRDKIRGADYAYKIVMDNLHNGAILLLHAVSKDNADALDMIIKGAREKGYSFGDIEAFRAENRRN